The Halococcus saccharolyticus DSM 5350 genome contains the following window.
AACACCGGGAGGTCGTGGCCACGCTCGGTGGCTCCCTCGGCGAGCGAGCGAACGTCTTCGCGCGTTTCGGCTTTCGGCAGCATGAGCGAATCGAGTCGGTGTTCGTCGGGCGCGTCGTCGAGGAGGACGTCGAGATCGGCGGTCGAATCGGTGGAACTGACCCGAACACAGACCTCGCAGTCGGGGTCGAACCCGGCGAGTACGTCGGCGACCGCTGTGCGGGCCTCGGCCTTCCGGGCGGGCGCGACTGCGTCCTCGAGATCGAACACCACGACGTCCGCGCCGGTTTCGGGAGCCTTTCGGCACATCTCGGGTCGATCACCGGGCGAGAACAGCACGCTTCTGCGAGCCATACGCGTGTTGGGACGGCAGGGGGTTTCAACGATGTGTCCGACGCACCACCGACGGTGGCGGCGCTGTGGTGGCGGCTCACCGGTGGCTTTTCGGCGCAAGCGCGAGAGGGGGGCCGTATGGTCGGACGCTACTACGAGGACTACGACGAGGGCGAGACGATCGAGCACGACAAACGCCGGACGGTGAGCGAGAGCGACAACCAACAGTTCTGTGACATGACGATGAACCAGCAGCCGCTCCACCTCGACAGCGAGTTCGCCGGGGAGAGCCAGTTCGGCGAGCGACTCGTCAACGGGCTCTATACGATGAGTCTCGCGGTCGGTCTCACGATCCCCGACACGAGCGATGGCACCATCGTTGCCAACCTCTCGTACGACGACGTCGAACACCCGGCCCCGGTTTTCCACGGCGACACCATCCGTGCGCGTTCGACCGTCGTCGAGAAACGCGAGACCAGCGACGGCGAGCGCGGCGTCGTCACGATGCACGTCGAGGCGTTCAACCAGAACGACGACCTCGTCTGCGAGTTCGATCGAACCACGCTCTCGCTGAAACGCGACCACGTCGAGTGATCGGTCGTTTCGAACCGTCGATCGACCTTTCCGAATCACGACCGAACTCCCGGAAACGCACCGCGGGCCATTCGATGCGGATGGTCGTCACCAAAAGGAATTTATTCCGATAACGTGTGGAAGACAGCAACCTCCAACAGCAGGATGGCAGCGTGATGGAATCTCGACTGTTGGGAATCCGGACACGTCGATCGT
Protein-coding sequences here:
- a CDS encoding MaoC family dehydratase is translated as MWWRLTGGFSAQAREGGRMVGRYYEDYDEGETIEHDKRRTVSESDNQQFCDMTMNQQPLHLDSEFAGESQFGERLVNGLYTMSLAVGLTIPDTSDGTIVANLSYDDVEHPAPVFHGDTIRARSTVVEKRETSDGERGVVTMHVEAFNQNDDLVCEFDRTTLSLKRDHVE